One part of the [Synechococcus] sp. NIES-970 genome encodes these proteins:
- a CDS encoding ribonuclease H yields the protein MAQQQLIDCIYTDGGCIHNPGPGGWGVVVQFTDGSVLEMGDRQPETTNNRMEMQAAIQALEYVRECDQQEPVRLLTDSKYVIDGITKWIKGWQKKGWKTAAGKPVLNQDLWQRLHQLNHPQISWCHVKGHSGEPGNERADAIANGFARGQKPHLRNSQSASMPKNLPKSRGNPPESPRQLTVDFPSVNLLPSNPSPKEITMTETQSFVSDDATTDSHHERVQRLTDVIESLRIADEIAENGYFISSSELADLMDVNASAVTSRGHEWTWRNWIVSRVKREGNQILWQLDRIIGGDETTA from the coding sequence ATGGCACAACAACAATTGATTGACTGTATTTACACTGATGGTGGCTGCATCCATAACCCTGGCCCCGGCGGGTGGGGTGTGGTTGTCCAATTTACCGATGGTTCTGTGCTTGAAATGGGCGATCGCCAACCAGAGACCACCAACAATCGCATGGAAATGCAAGCTGCGATCCAAGCCCTTGAATATGTTCGTGAATGCGATCAACAGGAGCCCGTGCGTCTCTTAACGGACAGTAAATATGTGATCGATGGGATCACGAAGTGGATCAAAGGCTGGCAAAAAAAAGGCTGGAAAACCGCCGCCGGCAAACCAGTCCTCAACCAAGACCTCTGGCAACGACTCCATCAGCTCAATCATCCCCAAATCTCCTGGTGCCATGTCAAGGGCCACAGCGGTGAACCAGGCAACGAGCGGGCCGATGCGATCGCCAATGGTTTTGCCCGGGGTCAAAAGCCCCACCTCCGGAACAGCCAAAGCGCCTCCATGCCGAAAAATCTACCAAAATCAAGAGGTAACCCCCCAGAAAGCCCTCGACAATTAACCGTAGACTTTCCCTCGGTAAATCTCTTACCATCCAATCCATCTCCTAAGGAAATCACTATGACTGAAACCCAGAGTTTTGTTTCTGACGATGCCACCACCGATTCTCACCATGAGCGGGTGCAACGGTTAACCGATGTCATTGAAAGCCTCCGCATTGCCGACGAAATTGCAGAAAATGGCTATTTCATCAGTAGTTCTGAGCTGGCAGATTTGATGGATGTTAACGCCAGTGCTGTCACCAGTCGCGGCCATGAGTGGACATGGCGCAATTGGATTGTTTCCCGTGTGAAACGTGAAGGCAATCAAATTCTCTGGCAACTAGACCGCATCATTGGTGGTGATGAGACGACGGCCTAA
- a CDS encoding TPR repeat containing protein codes for MAGWLKKLFSPSQGQGQTSTTDLPPLTDADFEFLFEQLLQGIARGWQPDRLEVFIADLGVRGKVTAWEAWLERYSTKILAQSPPPQQHLIGTRLLFVGNAFRNSPKLGRFAKAFAEIGQQLVTGRGKITATIWEYDGVDALAETEAIAAPAPEIILDPRTLLESEPTSALAATPTAEIAGTPDAPETIISPTVVEAEVEVAVAAEGSPMETETESSIPATTTEMAEASEPKDLGPTIEALFKEGLAKAEVGDFSGAIAAWDQVIAIQPTIAEVWHNRGSALGKQGQYAKALSSLEQARQLAPDNVLIWRDQSYVLMALEQWETALKSWNHTIELRDDMAEAWYQRGLTLEQLHKPENAVINYRRVLSLVPEFEKAQERLTALEGIGANPAPMTEATDPWTD; via the coding sequence ATGGCGGGTTGGTTAAAAAAGCTATTTTCTCCCTCTCAAGGTCAGGGGCAAACATCCACCACAGACCTGCCACCCCTCACTGATGCAGATTTTGAATTTCTTTTCGAGCAACTTCTCCAGGGTATTGCTCGGGGTTGGCAGCCCGATCGCCTGGAGGTATTTATCGCCGATCTTGGGGTTCGGGGCAAAGTCACCGCCTGGGAAGCTTGGCTAGAACGCTACAGTACGAAAATACTAGCACAATCTCCTCCCCCCCAACAACATCTCATCGGGACAAGACTATTGTTTGTGGGCAATGCCTTCCGCAATTCTCCGAAGTTGGGGCGTTTTGCAAAAGCTTTTGCGGAGATCGGTCAACAGCTTGTGACAGGACGCGGCAAAATTACCGCGACAATTTGGGAGTATGACGGTGTCGATGCCCTCGCAGAAACTGAGGCGATCGCCGCACCAGCCCCAGAAATTATCCTCGATCCGAGAACCCTCCTAGAGTCAGAACCAACATCAGCGCTTGCAGCGACTCCCACCGCAGAGATTGCCGGAACCCCTGATGCCCCTGAAACCATAATATCGCCGACTGTTGTTGAGGCCGAGGTAGAAGTGGCCGTGGCTGCCGAAGGATCACCAATGGAAACAGAGACAGAAAGCTCCATTCCAGCAACCACCACAGAAATGGCTGAAGCCAGTGAACCAAAAGACTTAGGGCCAACCATCGAGGCCCTATTTAAAGAGGGTTTAGCCAAAGCAGAGGTGGGAGACTTTTCTGGGGCGATCGCTGCCTGGGATCAAGTCATTGCAATCCAGCCGACCATTGCCGAAGTCTGGCATAACCGGGGGAGCGCCCTGGGCAAACAGGGGCAGTATGCCAAAGCCCTCAGTTCCTTAGAACAAGCACGCCAACTAGCCCCGGATAATGTCTTAATTTGGCGGGATCAAAGCTATGTTCTCATGGCCCTTGAACAGTGGGAAACAGCCCTCAAAAGCTGGAATCACACCATCGAGTTGCGAGATGACATGGCGGAGGCTTGGTATCAGCGCGGTCTAACCCTAGAGCAGCTCCACAAGCCCGAAAACGCGGTGATCAACTATCGGCGTGTCCTGAGTCTCGTTCCAGAGTTTGAAAAAGCCCAGGAACGTTTAACCGCCCTAGAAGGCATTGGCGCTAATCCTGCGCCTATGACCGAAGCAACGGATCCTTGGACTGATTAG
- the dnaX gene encoding DNA-directed DNA polymerase III chain dnaX, whose protein sequence is MAYEPLHHKYRPQTFAQLVGQGAIAMTLSNALEQRRIAPAYLFSGPRGTGKTSSARILAKSLNCLNSANPTPNPCGECEVCRAIANGSALDVIEIDAASNTGVDNIRELIERSQFAPVQCRYKVYVIDECHMLSVAAFNALLKTLEEPPAHVVFVLATTDPQRVLPTIISRCQRFDYRRIPLDAMVGHLRKIAQLENIEIPLESVTLIAQIANGGLRDAESLLDQLSLLAGEITPDKVWDLVGAVPERDLLDLIQVIRNDSPEAVIQQCRSLLNRGREPLVVLQNLASFYLNLLIAKTAPQRSDLMAVTQPTWVALCEEANFWPTATILQGQQRLKESEYQLKNTTQPRLWLEITLLGLLPGALNQTETQGTAIAPPLSRSTSAALPPPSSKPEAPSHPFGPVPTAPHVESQPSPPPVVSPATVPIQSPPPPLTSPGISPPPGGPLTPEFINGDRPVSPPQNSPPAPPQQSQSALNNGAIASAASSTTTTGSAISSLEREELWRGIVAQLPLLSQSLFQDHGKLLQFSGHSALVGIKSPNLLKIAQSKTTQLEEAFEKIAGQAVRVILQMGHDLDEAHPLAAPVAMNSAPTTLPLRETSGAIAPPPPPRAMAAPQMPPPLVPEIKSVASPPEISAPVAPITPPTVAPEPLVEADPQESNLQAIAQQFAEFFAGEVIELTHLVPQEKVQTPIPVPEPSPAAPPSTTTPVVQGRPTKPPAPDDEIPF, encoded by the coding sequence ATGGCCTACGAACCGCTCCACCACAAATATCGCCCCCAGACTTTCGCGCAGTTGGTTGGTCAAGGGGCGATCGCCATGACCTTGAGTAATGCCCTTGAACAGCGACGGATTGCCCCTGCCTATTTGTTTTCAGGGCCGAGGGGGACCGGAAAAACCTCTAGCGCTCGGATTCTGGCCAAATCTCTCAATTGTTTAAATTCAGCCAATCCGACCCCAAACCCCTGCGGCGAATGTGAAGTCTGTCGGGCGATCGCCAATGGCTCTGCTTTAGATGTGATCGAAATTGATGCGGCCAGTAATACAGGTGTAGATAATATTCGAGAATTAATCGAGCGATCGCAGTTTGCCCCGGTGCAATGTCGCTACAAAGTATATGTGATTGACGAATGCCATATGCTCAGCGTAGCGGCGTTTAATGCCCTATTAAAAACCCTGGAGGAACCGCCTGCCCATGTGGTTTTTGTATTAGCGACGACCGATCCCCAAAGGGTTTTGCCGACGATTATTTCCCGTTGTCAGAGATTCGACTATCGCCGCATTCCCCTCGACGCGATGGTGGGGCATTTGCGAAAAATTGCCCAACTCGAAAATATTGAGATTCCCCTCGAATCTGTGACTCTGATTGCCCAAATTGCCAACGGGGGACTGCGAGATGCAGAAAGCTTGCTTGATCAGTTGAGCCTGCTCGCTGGTGAAATTACCCCCGATAAGGTGTGGGATCTGGTGGGTGCGGTGCCAGAGCGGGACTTATTGGACCTGATCCAAGTCATTCGCAACGACAGTCCAGAGGCTGTGATTCAACAATGTCGCAGTTTGCTTAATCGAGGCCGAGAACCCTTAGTTGTGCTCCAAAATTTAGCGAGTTTTTATCTTAATTTACTAATCGCAAAAACAGCGCCGCAGCGGAGTGATCTCATGGCGGTGACCCAACCGACTTGGGTGGCCCTCTGTGAGGAAGCTAATTTTTGGCCCACGGCCACCATTTTACAGGGGCAACAACGGCTTAAGGAAAGCGAATATCAACTCAAAAATACAACCCAACCGCGTCTCTGGTTAGAAATTACGCTCCTGGGACTATTGCCCGGTGCTTTGAACCAGACCGAAACCCAAGGCACAGCGATCGCCCCACCGTTGAGTCGCTCAACCTCAGCGGCCCTCCCCCCACCGTCCTCGAAACCAGAAGCACCATCACATCCTTTTGGGCCGGTTCCCACAGCCCCACATGTAGAGTCTCAGCCCTCTCCCCCCCCGGTTGTGTCTCCGGCGACAGTACCGATCCAAAGTCCCCCTCCACCCCTGACTTCTCCGGGGATTAGTCCGCCTCCAGGGGGGCCATTGACTCCTGAGTTTATTAATGGCGATCGCCCAGTGTCACCACCCCAAAACAGTCCTCCAGCGCCTCCCCAACAATCCCAAAGTGCGCTTAATAATGGGGCGATTGCCAGTGCCGCATCATCCACTACCACGACAGGGAGCGCCATTTCTAGCCTCGAACGGGAGGAATTATGGCGCGGGATCGTCGCCCAATTGCCACTCTTGAGTCAATCTTTATTTCAAGACCATGGCAAATTGCTCCAATTTTCTGGCCATAGCGCCCTGGTGGGGATCAAAAGTCCGAATCTCTTAAAAATCGCCCAAAGTAAAACGACGCAACTGGAAGAGGCCTTTGAAAAAATTGCTGGTCAGGCGGTTAGGGTGATTCTCCAAATGGGCCATGATCTTGATGAAGCCCATCCCCTTGCGGCCCCGGTGGCCATGAATTCGGCCCCAACAACGCTCCCCTTAAGAGAAACTTCCGGGGCGATCGCCCCCCCGCCACCACCAAGGGCGATGGCTGCGCCCCAAATGCCCCCTCCTCTTGTGCCAGAAATCAAATCTGTCGCCTCCCCCCCAGAAATATCGGCACCAGTCGCACCCATAACACCCCCCACAGTTGCCCCAGAACCCTTAGTAGAGGCTGATCCCCAAGAAAGTAATCTCCAGGCGATCGCCCAACAATTTGCCGAATTTTTTGCTGGGGAAGTGATTGAACTCACCCATTTAGTCCCCCAGGAAAAAGTACAAACCCCGATCCCTGTACCAGAACCAAGCCCAGCCGCTCCCCCATCAACGACCACACCGGTAGTTCAGGGTCGTCCCACCAAACCCCCAGCCCCAGACGATGAAATTCCTTTCTAG
- the gcvT_2 gene encoding glycine cleavage system T protein → MGDHLLWVSPMALHRTPLYDLAVTGGAKFVPFSGWEMAVQYRGLKAEHQAVRTAVGMFDISHMGKFQLAGENLIAAMQKLVPSNLGRLTPGQAQYTVLLNDHGGIIDDVIYYHQGTSQSGPLRDHQGFLIVNAATTQKDWAWLTGHLGAQDITLTDVSQDNVLLAIQGPKAAATLQPLVKNLDLSTLKLFNHGQGEILGTTAFIARTGYTGEDGFEVMLNPIAGQKLWAALQAAGAVPCGLGARDTLRLEAGLHLYGQDMDDDTTPLEAGLGWLIHWSEKDDFIAKEILQAQKAEGLKRRLVGLEMQGRGIARHGYPVLVSGTPVGVVTSGTLSPTLEKAIALAYLPPTFSQVGQAVEIEIRGKLYPARVVKKPFYRPGQQ, encoded by the coding sequence ATGGGAGATCATCTCCTTTGGGTAAGTCCTATGGCATTACATCGCACCCCCCTCTACGACTTGGCTGTTACCGGCGGCGCTAAATTTGTCCCCTTTTCTGGTTGGGAAATGGCCGTCCAATACAGAGGCTTAAAGGCCGAACACCAAGCCGTACGCACGGCAGTGGGGATGTTTGATATTTCCCACATGGGTAAGTTCCAGTTGGCTGGGGAAAATCTAATTGCGGCAATGCAAAAACTTGTGCCATCTAACCTGGGGCGTCTCACTCCAGGTCAAGCGCAATATACAGTCCTCCTCAATGATCACGGGGGCATTATTGACGATGTGATCTACTATCACCAAGGCACATCACAGAGTGGACCTCTTCGAGATCACCAAGGATTTTTAATTGTGAATGCGGCCACTACCCAGAAAGATTGGGCATGGTTAACGGGCCACTTAGGAGCCCAGGACATTACCCTAACGGATGTTTCCCAAGACAATGTTTTACTGGCAATTCAGGGGCCAAAGGCCGCAGCGACGTTACAGCCTTTGGTGAAAAATTTAGATTTAAGTACGTTGAAATTATTCAACCATGGCCAAGGGGAAATTTTGGGCACAACGGCTTTCATTGCCCGCACAGGTTACACCGGGGAAGATGGCTTTGAAGTGATGCTTAATCCCATTGCAGGTCAAAAACTCTGGGCGGCATTACAAGCGGCCGGGGCAGTGCCCTGTGGTCTGGGGGCGCGGGATACTTTGCGACTAGAAGCCGGCCTGCATCTCTATGGCCAAGATATGGATGATGATACAACCCCCCTAGAAGCGGGCTTAGGCTGGTTGATCCATTGGTCAGAAAAAGATGATTTTATCGCTAAGGAAATTTTACAAGCCCAAAAGGCGGAGGGGCTCAAGCGGCGGTTGGTGGGCCTAGAGATGCAAGGGCGCGGCATTGCCCGCCATGGTTATCCTGTTTTAGTCAGTGGCACGCCAGTTGGCGTTGTGACCAGTGGCACTCTGTCCCCTACCCTCGAAAAGGCGATCGCCTTGGCCTACCTACCACCGACATTCAGTCAAGTCGGCCAGGCTGTTGAGATTGAGATTCGGGGCAAATTGTACCCGGCCCGAGTGGTTAAAAAACCTTTCTATCGCCCTGGGCAGCAATAA